One Comamonas odontotermitis genomic window, CGCTCAAGGGCAGCGTGAGCGCCTGCATGATCGACCGCGTGCCGCGCAAAAACAAGCAGCCGAGCGACCACGCACCGGTGGTGATCACCCTGGGTTAATCAAGACCAAAGCCATGGAGACGCCTTCCGCAGGCGCTTGATGGCGCCAACGCTGCAAACTGCGGTTTTTCGGCACTGCCTGAACGGCGGCGCAGGCTCCCTGGAAAAACAGACCGACAATGAAAACGGGCGCTGCATGAACTGCGCGCCCGTTTGTTCTATGGCTTGATCAATCTCTGCCAGCAGCCAGGTTGCCTCAGCCTGCATCAAGCCTTCTCAGGCTCCTGCACCGCGTGCATGGCGAGCGCAGCTTCCTCATCGAGCTTGCGCGCCAGCGCCTCGGCATCTGCCTCCGACAGCAATTCGCCTTCCCATTTGGCGACCACGGCCGATGCCAGCGAATTGCCAACCGCATTGGTGGCCGAGCGGCCCATGTCAAGGAAAGTGTCCACGCCCAGGATCAGAAGCAAACCTGCTTCCGGAATATTGAAGTGGCCCAGGGTGGCAGCAATCACTACCAGCGATGCGCGCGGCACGCCAGCAATCCCCTTGGAGGTGAGCATCAGCACGAGCAGCATGGTCACCTGGGTGGCCAGCGACAGCTCGATGCCGTAGGCCTGTGCGATGAACAGCGTTGCAAAGGTGCAGTACATCATCGAGCCGTCCAGGTTGAACGAGTAGCCCATGGGCATGACAAAACTCGAAATCTTGCGTTTGACGCCAAAACGGTCGAGCGCATCAAGAATCTTGGGGTATGCAGCCTCCGAACTCGCGGTGGCAAACGACACCATGAAGGCCTCCTTGATGAGTGCCAACAGCTTGAACACGCGCTTGCCAAGGAAGGCGAGGCCCGCCAGCACCAGAATCGACCACAGGATGAACAGCCCCAGATAGAACTCGCCCATGAAGACCGCAAATTTCAGCAGAATGCCCAGGCCGTTGACCGCCACGGTCGACGCCATGGCCGACAGCACCGCCAGAGGCGCGAGCTTCATCACATAGCCGGTGATCTTGAGCATGACGTGCGACAACTCGTCAATCGCCGCGAGCAAGGTCCTGGCCTTGTCGCCCAGCGCCGCCATCGCCACGCCAAAGAACATCGAGAACACCACGATCTGCAGGATCTCGTTGTTCGACATGGCTTCGGCAAAGGATTTGGGCACCGTGTGGTTGATGAACTCACGCAGCGTGAACTTGCCCGTGGCCAGGTTGGTGGCCGCGCTCACATCCGGCAGCGGCAATCCCAGGTTGTGGCCCGGTTGCAGCACATTGGCCAGCACCATGCCCAGCAACAGCGACACGAGCGATGCTGTCAGAAACCACAGCATGGCCTTGAAGAACACCCGGCCAACCGAAGCGGCATCGCCCATGTGTGCAATGCCCACGACCAGGGTAGAGAACACCAGCGGCCCGATCAGCATCTTGATCAGGCGCAGAAAGATATCGGAGACCAGGGAGATATAGCCGGCGACTTCCTTGACCTCGGCCGGGTCCGACACGCTGGCATGGACGATATAGCCCACCACGATACCCAGCACCATGGCGGCCAGAATGACCAGGGCCGACGACATGCCCTTTTTGCCCGTTAGAGCCATAACGATTACCTTCAATCAGAGCGGTTGTTGGTGCCATCAACGCTCCTAGCGGGGCTCTTGATGCACATCGGCGGTTGTTGTTCTCGTGATCCGGATGTACACATTCCTCTCCGATACCGCGCAGTCTGGCGCGCCAAGGCGCATGCAGGACGCCAGCAGGAGGGAAACCATGAGCCCGCTTTTGACAGCAGGAATGCAATATTCTGCGGGTGCGATTGTAATCGCAACCTCCTGCCTCCCACGGCGCAGGGGGGCCGAATTCCCGTGCGCCCAGCAGGTATCTTGCCTGCCGGAATGCGCATGCGCTCTACCGAAAATAATCAGGTAAAAATGGCTGCAAGCGACCAGCTGGTAGGCGTACAACCTTCAAATTCAATAGCGATAAAATCAGCGGGCACGTGCATCCTGCATGTGCTGCAACTCATCGATATAGCGGCGCAATTGCTGGGCCTGGCCCTGCAGCAGCGGGCGCAATTCCAGTGGCAGGGCAGATTCCAGCACACGCTGGTAGCGCTCCGCAGCCAGCACCAGGCACAGGCTGCATTCGGCGATGAGGTCGCGGTCGGTCACCATGTTGGCGCGCTGCTTGAAATCCGTCCAGCGCCGGTGCAGGCAACCGGCTGCGCTCTGGCCGGGACGCTCCACCAGCGGGCCGCTTTCGGGCAAGGCCAGCAGCACATCCTGCAATTGCCAGTTCAGCGCACGAAACTGCTCGGCCAGTGCATACAGATAGGTGCGCAGCGCAATGGCACGGGCCTGCTCGCTGCCAGCCACCAGGCATTCCTCGCAATCCTTCAGGCCAGTCTGCAGCACCCGCAGCGCATGCTGTACTTGCGCGGCCGACAGCTCCTCGCCGCGAATGCCTTGCAGCGCGTGCTCATACGCGGCGCAGGCAATTTCGCGCGCCTGTGGCCAGGTGAGCGTGCTGCTGCCGCGCACGTGCTGCCACTGCACTTCCAGTTGCGGTGCCACTTCGTCAAAGCCCTGCGGATTGCGCTGCGCGGCAAACCAGCCAAGCGACAGCGCGAGGCGGTATGTCTCAAACGGCTGGCCCACCACGTAAAAATCCATGCCCTGGTAATGGCTGCGCCAGTAGGCCTCTTCCCGCGCGGGATTGCCCCACTGCCCCTTGGCCTTGGGCGGCAGACCTCCGGCCAGCAGGCTGTGCACCACGTCGCCCGCCACATGGGCCATGCCATTGGCTGTGGATACCGCCAGCCGCACGGTATTGAGCATGGCTGAGCGCTGGCGCCCTACCCGCTCCGGCGAGTTGCGGTAGGCCTGGGCCGTGAACACCGAAGACATTTTTTGCATGCTTGTACACGTAGGAAAGCTGTTTCAGCCCATTGTGACATGCTCCAACGAGAGCCGCCCACGGCCCGCTGCCTTCGCTGGCTTCATCGTTCACCGCAGTAGGCCTAAAGGCAATACAGCCCGCATGCTGCGG contains:
- a CDS encoding dicarboxylate/amino acid:cation symporter, with the protein product MALTGKKGMSSALVILAAMVLGIVVGYIVHASVSDPAEVKEVAGYISLVSDIFLRLIKMLIGPLVFSTLVVGIAHMGDAASVGRVFFKAMLWFLTASLVSLLLGMVLANVLQPGHNLGLPLPDVSAATNLATGKFTLREFINHTVPKSFAEAMSNNEILQIVVFSMFFGVAMAALGDKARTLLAAIDELSHVMLKITGYVMKLAPLAVLSAMASTVAVNGLGILLKFAVFMGEFYLGLFILWSILVLAGLAFLGKRVFKLLALIKEAFMVSFATASSEAAYPKILDALDRFGVKRKISSFVMPMGYSFNLDGSMMYCTFATLFIAQAYGIELSLATQVTMLLVLMLTSKGIAGVPRASLVVIAATLGHFNIPEAGLLLILGVDTFLDMGRSATNAVGNSLASAVVAKWEGELLSEADAEALARKLDEEAALAMHAVQEPEKA
- a CDS encoding ferritin family protein, whose amino-acid sequence is MSSVFTAQAYRNSPERVGRQRSAMLNTVRLAVSTANGMAHVAGDVVHSLLAGGLPPKAKGQWGNPAREEAYWRSHYQGMDFYVVGQPFETYRLALSLGWFAAQRNPQGFDEVAPQLEVQWQHVRGSSTLTWPQAREIACAAYEHALQGIRGEELSAAQVQHALRVLQTGLKDCEECLVAGSEQARAIALRTYLYALAEQFRALNWQLQDVLLALPESGPLVERPGQSAAGCLHRRWTDFKQRANMVTDRDLIAECSLCLVLAAERYQRVLESALPLELRPLLQGQAQQLRRYIDELQHMQDARAR